Proteins encoded by one window of Deinococcus radiodurans R1 = ATCC 13939 = DSM 20539:
- a CDS encoding LiaF domain-containing protein, with protein sequence MKTVPLFLLPLTLSSLATAQTYQSVNITLKQSTGQLRVAPSTATTPTLGVKTPTVKAGVAYVSASHETGDWAVGLSPRLPLALSIRQDTGSMDLNLRGLPLTALNLMGTTSDIQLVLPSRSLTANITQDTGSLNLYLPADTGLQVVIQNFGTGSLVVEGQEVASGIALTGTYKTANYDSARNRITLNLKMTTGDVKVFKPGAPAPRLNTK encoded by the coding sequence ATGAAGACCGTACCCTTGTTTTTGCTGCCCCTGACGCTCTCGTCCCTGGCCACGGCCCAGACCTATCAGTCGGTGAACATCACCCTCAAGCAGTCGACGGGTCAGCTGCGGGTGGCGCCCAGTACAGCCACGACCCCCACTTTGGGCGTCAAAACACCGACGGTGAAAGCGGGGGTGGCTTACGTGAGCGCCAGCCACGAAACCGGCGACTGGGCCGTCGGCCTGAGTCCCCGCCTGCCGCTGGCTCTGTCCATCCGGCAGGACACGGGCAGCATGGACCTGAACCTCAGGGGCCTGCCGCTGACCGCGCTGAACCTGATGGGCACGACCAGCGATATTCAGCTGGTGCTGCCCTCGCGGAGCCTGACGGCCAACATCACGCAGGACACGGGCAGCCTGAATCTCTATCTGCCCGCCGACACTGGGTTACAGGTGGTCATTCAGAATTTCGGTACCGGCTCCCTGGTCGTGGAGGGTCAGGAAGTGGCCTCGGGGATAGCCCTGACGGGCACGTACAAGACCGCCAACTACGACAGTGCCCGCAACAGGATTACGCTGAATCTCAAAATGACGACTGGAGACGTGAAGGTCTTCAAACCCGGCGCCCCCGCGCCTCGGCTCAATACGAAATAG
- a CDS encoding 2'-5' RNA ligase family protein, with the protein MPHITVKARSGLGETVSEVARAVAERQSPVRVEVGGPRLFPNGSALYLAVRSPEAVRLHLALLDVLQPARRFGYEGPQMTPHLTLALARRGIALPELLADAQKEFADLARESFVFTAHTLTLMGKPRPGGVYAPVEAFPLQG; encoded by the coding sequence GTGCCGCACATCACGGTCAAGGCCCGCAGTGGGCTGGGTGAGACGGTGAGTGAAGTGGCGCGGGCGGTGGCCGAGAGACAGTCTCCCGTGCGGGTGGAGGTCGGCGGCCCGCGCCTTTTTCCCAACGGCTCGGCGCTGTATTTAGCGGTGCGGAGCCCGGAGGCGGTGCGACTGCATCTGGCCCTGCTGGACGTCCTCCAACCAGCACGGCGCTTCGGCTACGAGGGCCCGCAGATGACGCCGCACCTGACGCTGGCCCTCGCCCGGCGCGGGATAGCTTTGCCAGAGCTGCTGGCCGACGCTCAGAAAGAATTTGCCGACCTGGCGCGTGAGTCCTTTGTGTTTACCGCCCATACTCTCACGCTAATGGGGAAGCCGAGGCCAGGCGGGGTTTACGCGCCGGTGGAAGCGTTCCCGTTGCAGGGCTGA
- a CDS encoding 5-formyltetrahydrofolate cyclo-ligase: protein MTRPFPGAPKAEWREWAFAVRREQPDASAAVVEALRDFLHAQGARRVLAYHALPGEPDVSALQADFELLTTRTRFRPERHLTLHPYATATEVSRAGYLQPPTTAPQLPLGSVDAVLLPGLAFDRHGTRLGYGGGFYDRLLLGYAGLLVGVVWSALLLPELPGEAHDVRVGWVATERGVQPCNGNASTGA, encoded by the coding sequence ATGACGCGGCCCTTTCCCGGCGCCCCCAAAGCCGAGTGGCGCGAGTGGGCCTTCGCCGTGCGCCGGGAGCAGCCGGACGCCTCGGCAGCGGTAGTGGAGGCGTTGCGAGATTTTCTGCACGCGCAGGGTGCCCGTCGGGTGCTTGCTTACCACGCGCTGCCGGGCGAGCCGGACGTGTCAGCCCTGCAAGCCGACTTTGAGCTGCTGACCACCCGCACCCGTTTCAGGCCTGAGCGGCATCTCACCCTGCATCCCTACGCCACCGCCACCGAGGTCAGCCGCGCCGGGTACTTGCAACCGCCCACCACCGCGCCGCAACTGCCGCTCGGCAGCGTGGACGCCGTGCTGCTGCCGGGCCTCGCCTTTGACAGGCACGGTACTCGCCTCGGCTACGGCGGCGGCTTTTATGACCGCCTGCTGCTGGGGTATGCGGGCCTGCTCGTCGGCGTGGTGTGGTCCGCCTTGCTGCTGCCTGAACTGCCCGGTGAGGCGCACGACGTGCGGGTGGGCTGGGTGGCGACGGAGCGGGGAGTTCAGCCCTGCAACGGGAACGCTTCCACCGGCGCGTAA
- a CDS encoding 3-deoxy-7-phosphoheptulonate synthase: protein MTQPPAPSTTENLNVTGFTPLMTPRELKAEVPLTDAAERTVLAGRRAAQAILSGEDDRLLVVVGPCSIHDQAQALEYAGRLAALRERVKDRLEVQMRVYVDKPRTTVGWRGYLLDPDMDGSNDMGKGVRRTRELMVAVSELGLPVATELLDPFAPQYLFDAVAWACLGARTAESQTHRVMASAVSAPMGFKNGTGGGIKLAVDAVVAASHPHAFFTIDEDGRAAIVHTKGNAHGHVILRGGRAGPNYAPQFVQEAADLLRAAGREEAVMVDCSHANSGSDWTRQRLVWRDVLGQRLAGQRAIRGAMLESNLQAGKQSLPADLTQLKPGVSVTDACVGWDETEALLLEAHEQLSGRAALATC from the coding sequence ATGACCCAGCCCCCCGCCCCCTCTACCACCGAAAACCTCAACGTGACCGGCTTCACGCCGCTGATGACCCCGCGTGAACTCAAGGCCGAGGTGCCGCTGACCGACGCTGCCGAGCGCACCGTGCTCGCCGGACGCCGGGCGGCGCAGGCCATCCTGAGCGGCGAGGACGACCGCCTACTGGTGGTTGTCGGGCCGTGCAGCATTCACGACCAGGCGCAAGCGCTGGAGTACGCCGGGCGGCTCGCGGCGCTGCGTGAGCGGGTGAAAGACCGGCTGGAAGTGCAGATGCGCGTCTACGTGGACAAACCGCGCACGACGGTGGGCTGGCGCGGCTACCTGCTCGACCCCGACATGGACGGCAGCAACGACATGGGCAAGGGCGTGCGCCGCACCCGCGAGCTGATGGTGGCGGTGAGCGAACTCGGGCTGCCGGTGGCGACCGAACTGCTTGACCCCTTCGCGCCGCAGTACCTCTTCGACGCCGTAGCCTGGGCCTGCCTGGGCGCGCGCACCGCCGAGTCGCAGACCCACCGGGTAATGGCGAGCGCCGTCAGTGCCCCGATGGGCTTCAAGAACGGCACCGGCGGCGGTATCAAGCTCGCGGTGGACGCGGTGGTGGCCGCCAGTCACCCGCACGCTTTTTTCACCATTGACGAAGATGGGCGCGCCGCGATTGTCCACACCAAGGGCAACGCGCACGGGCACGTCATTTTGCGCGGCGGGCGTGCCGGCCCCAACTACGCCCCGCAGTTCGTGCAGGAAGCAGCAGACCTGCTGCGCGCGGCGGGCCGCGAAGAAGCCGTCATGGTGGACTGCTCGCACGCCAACTCGGGGTCGGACTGGACCCGGCAGCGCTTGGTGTGGCGCGACGTGCTGGGCCAGCGCCTCGCCGGACAGCGCGCCATCCGGGGCGCCATGCTGGAGAGCAACCTGCAAGCCGGCAAACAGAGCCTGCCTGCCGACCTCACGCAGCTCAAGCCCGGCGTGAGCGTCACCGACGCCTGCGTGGGCTGGGACGAAACCGAGGCCCTGCTGCTGGAGGCCCACGAACAGCTCAGTGGCCGCGCGGCACTGGCGACCTGCTGA
- a CDS encoding MliC family protein, translating into MRSTTLFALPLALFATAFAGGAGQPQAAPLKLSQEAHVYQCQGGQQVQVSYVSTGHANENSPLFAVLKYQGQRYGLAEAVSASGSRYVGHAGLNTASGLEWWEHQGEATLSTFRGDDARATSTLLKCKFVR; encoded by the coding sequence ATGCGTTCAACGACTCTGTTCGCCCTTCCCCTCGCCCTTTTCGCCACCGCCTTTGCCGGGGGCGCCGGTCAGCCGCAGGCCGCGCCGCTCAAGCTCTCGCAGGAGGCCCACGTCTACCAGTGCCAGGGCGGTCAGCAGGTGCAGGTGTCCTACGTGAGCACCGGGCACGCCAACGAAAACAGCCCGCTGTTCGCGGTTTTGAAGTACCAGGGCCAGCGCTACGGCCTCGCCGAAGCCGTGTCGGCCAGCGGCTCGCGCTACGTCGGGCACGCCGGGCTGAACACCGCCAGCGGCCTGGAATGGTGGGAACACCAGGGCGAAGCGACCCTCAGCACCTTCCGGGGCGACGACGCCCGCGCAACCAGCACGCTGCTCAAGTGCAAATTCGTGCGCTGA
- a CDS encoding DUF2256 domain-containing protein produces MDSERHRIHRNLLRVSPRTAPRLPTRQTARVANREKSSPAKRPGGGRPPSERPSKICARCGLPFSWRKKWERDWDNVRYCSERCRRGGTA; encoded by the coding sequence ATGGATTCAGAACGGCACCGAATCCATCGGAACCTCCTCAGAGTAAGCCCCCGCACAGCCCCCCGCCTCCCGACGCGGCAGACTGCGCGGGTGGCAAACCGTGAGAAATCTTCCCCTGCAAAGAGGCCCGGCGGCGGGCGGCCCCCCAGCGAGCGGCCCAGCAAAATCTGCGCGCGCTGCGGCCTGCCCTTTTCTTGGCGTAAGAAATGGGAGCGCGACTGGGACAACGTGCGCTACTGCTCGGAGCGCTGCCGCCGGGGAGGAACGGCATGA